AATGCTCCGTATCTGCGGGGCAAAGATTCTCCGTACCGGGGAAGCGGCTTTTGCGCCCGCTGCCATACCGACCTTCCAGGGAACGGGCAATCCAGCCACCCGGTTGCCGTCTGTCCGCGGCCGGGCGTTACTGACGAGAAATTCCCCCGGTTTGCGTATGGGGGAAAGAGCGGCCTTCCGCAGGGGATTACTTCTGACGAGAGCCCTGAAGGGCAGATACTCTGTCTGACCTGCCACAGCATGCATGCGGCCAAAACCAGTTTTAACGGCCGGATCGATAGAGCCATGGCCGCTGGATCCCACGGGAAGCTGCTGGTGGCGGATAATTTTTCATCAGATGAAGGAAGCGATCTCTGCCGGTCCTGCCACACTTCCTACCAGGGAATAATTCACTCACGGCATGATTTTTCCGGCCTGAATCTGGGCTCTCCGCAATCAGGCGGCGGTGTCTGCTCCGCCTGTCATATACCCCACGGATCGCGGGAGAAGAGCCTGCTGTGGGCGCGAAGCCTGGCCGAGGAGCGCAAAATCTTCAGGCAGGATAAAAGGCCGGATTACCAGAGAGGGGTAACGCTTTTCTGTTATGACTGCCATGATGATCATTCCGTGGCGGATGATGATCCGCCAATCAATTCCTTCCTCTATCCTCCTCAGGATATTGCCTTCAGCGACGGTCCCGGGAAAACCTCGAAGGTAGGTTTTTATGAAACCATCCCGCCGGGAAGCGTCGGGGAATACGGTCTGAAGGATCTTCCGATCACCGATTTCGAGGCAGTGGAAACAGGGGGGCATTATATCAAGACAGCCGGACTTACCGAGATTACCAATGGGATCAGCAGCGGAGACAAGCTTTCCTGCAATATCTGCCACGATCCGCACAACAGGGGCAGCGGTAATGAGGTCTTTCTCCGGAATCCCCTGGGAACCAGCTCCACAGGCCAGCTTCGGGCCAGCAGGAATACCCGGAACGGAACTGGAACAGGCCGGGACATCTGTGTCTCCTGCCATGGCTATTCGGAATACAACCTGCCGATGAATACCCCGGTCCGTCTTTTCGGAATCGAAATCGTGAAAACCCCCTCTCAGGATAAACTCAAACTGGCCGAGCACACATCGGATGAACATCAGGTGCCCTGCACCAAGTGCCATCTCCATAACCGTATGGCTGTCCCCCAATCTCCCCGCACCGGGCCAGGCACCCATGAATTTCACTTCAGGAGCCTTCTGACCACCGGGGAAGATACTATAATGCTCCATCAGGAAGCTCTGGGAACCAGCCCTTCAGACAATAAGTGCGATATCTGTCACCCTGCGGAGCTTTCTTTCCGGGCTGGAAATCTGATCTTCAACGATGGCCAGATTCTGGCCGATACCACGGTCTGTGATGTCTGCCACAGCCGGTGGGGACAATTCGACGGAGTGAATGACCCTGACAGTGCCAAGGCTTCCTGGAAAGAGGGCGTCTATGAAAACGATGAATTGAAGAAAGGAAAGGATAATTGGTGTCTCGGATGCCACGATGACCAGCCCTCCCGCATTCAGAATCCTGACCTGCCGGAACAGCTCTGGATTCAGGCACCAAATATTGCCGGTACGGACAACGAAAGCGGATATCTCATCAGCGGGCATGGGTTACCCAAAGGGAAAAATTATCGATCCACCCAGCGGGGAGTAGCAGGCCGGGGAGGGGCAGGGCTGTTATGCACTGCGTGCCATTCACCGGAGGCCAGGCATATCGTTAACAGCCAGCGGGAGAAGAAGAAGAATTTCAAAAACTGGCAGGCCAATAAATTCCGGCTGAAACAGGAGCTTGAGCTGCCCCGCAGATCCGAAGAATATCGCGGCTCCGATTTTACGCTGTGCTTCAGTTGTCATAAGGAAAGCAAAATCGTTCATTCGGAGCCCACCATCATCGGGCTCCCGCCAGGGTATTGGGATTATACCGACAATCATAATCCGTATGTAAATCTGGAAGTTAAGAATAAGAATAGCGACAGCGGATACACCATGACCGGGTTCAGAAATGCGGACGAGCATGGCATCTACCCCTTGAGAAAAATGGGACAGGGCATAACTATCGATTTCAGCAGGGTCTTCCCCCTGCGCAGGTATAATCTCCACTGGAATCATCTCTCCCTGCCGGATGCGGCTATTGATCCGAACGCGATCATTACTGCACGACCTCAAAGCCAGAGCAGCACCAGCAGTAATAACCGCAGGACCCAGACCTGCTATTCGAGCCGATGTCATGCCGGGACCAGTGTGGTCAAGGAGCGTCCTGCCGCCTTCTGGGATTCGGACAAGGATGGAATACTGGATTCACGGCCCTCCTGTACGGCCTGCCATAATCCGCACGGGACCCATTATATCTCCATGACCAGAGATGACCTCGCCATTGAGCATGATATCGATGACGCAGGTGAAGAATTTGGATTCATCGGCAGCAAGGAATATGGGGCTTATGCGGACAGCATGGATAACTACAACGACTTATATTGCTGGGAATGCCATGCCAAGCTGCAGCGGTTCCGCGGTAATTATGTCTACTATCCATGCTCCTCGAAAGACCTCGTGGCGCCAGAGTCACCGAAGTAAGGGAGTGGTCAGTGGTCACTGATCACTGACCACTTTTTCCCCTTCCGGCCGGGTCAGGATCAAAATTTCCAAAAATAACTGTAAAGCATATTGTAGTTTTCGCTGGAGTAGGTT
The sequence above is a segment of the bacterium genome. Coding sequences within it:
- a CDS encoding cytochrome c3 family protein, translating into MRSKESGQRSVVSEEKSGVRSHDPGERVVSGQWSVVSKILKTDNLKLITSLVLAALTCICSQALAVDGGVGHDMGAHNQKAAGIRGPVCASCHFTKAGKKENVKIWADLPQGAQTLPGAKGVQTICSSCHYPGNAVNARSGFTLGNHEPEGHDFIYGNVLMDTSLLGVGESHVMAERVETDPNRGKLPAALDENFFPLTTASGKDSGFTCTTCHDPHIQPNQDITGNGDYLRTKEEKTVGQSGQRTPLCLQCHEDSSKGRQHGGSSSCNQCHHPHDGYYQLSREAQLGRSILTRKVSPVNFQALPNVAAFGPSDGHESSPDVSSLCYSCHGPDAPQEMREAGATPIFGDGSKTKKAHHPMGSQAQLGKALRAPGLRRAVLNSSGQVTCTSCHNGFHRGKNLHFLRTDFTADSASLCTFCHSDKTAKDLGVAGAAHRQVCGKSPNQRGECMFCHFIHDGPDRGEHNRPATRALLRIEPVNLAWSDQANDTDTEDFEDLCFGCHSSSLYMKGTEKEGARLQPQKYFSHRFSSVPSDKVHPTLPVSDGDLSGKVPDDYGAGQGKIYCGSCHDVHKSANAPYLRGKDSPYRGSGFCARCHTDLPGNGQSSHPVAVCPRPGVTDEKFPRFAYGGKSGLPQGITSDESPEGQILCLTCHSMHAAKTSFNGRIDRAMAAGSHGKLLVADNFSSDEGSDLCRSCHTSYQGIIHSRHDFSGLNLGSPQSGGGVCSACHIPHGSREKSLLWARSLAEERKIFRQDKRPDYQRGVTLFCYDCHDDHSVADDDPPINSFLYPPQDIAFSDGPGKTSKVGFYETIPPGSVGEYGLKDLPITDFEAVETGGHYIKTAGLTEITNGISSGDKLSCNICHDPHNRGSGNEVFLRNPLGTSSTGQLRASRNTRNGTGTGRDICVSCHGYSEYNLPMNTPVRLFGIEIVKTPSQDKLKLAEHTSDEHQVPCTKCHLHNRMAVPQSPRTGPGTHEFHFRSLLTTGEDTIMLHQEALGTSPSDNKCDICHPAELSFRAGNLIFNDGQILADTTVCDVCHSRWGQFDGVNDPDSAKASWKEGVYENDELKKGKDNWCLGCHDDQPSRIQNPDLPEQLWIQAPNIAGTDNESGYLISGHGLPKGKNYRSTQRGVAGRGGAGLLCTACHSPEARHIVNSQREKKKNFKNWQANKFRLKQELELPRRSEEYRGSDFTLCFSCHKESKIVHSEPTIIGLPPGYWDYTDNHNPYVNLEVKNKNSDSGYTMTGFRNADEHGIYPLRKMGQGITIDFSRVFPLRRYNLHWNHLSLPDAAIDPNAIITARPQSQSSTSSNNRRTQTCYSSRCHAGTSVVKERPAAFWDSDKDGILDSRPSCTACHNPHGTHYISMTRDDLAIEHDIDDAGEEFGFIGSKEYGAYADSMDNYNDLYCWECHAKLQRFRGNYVYYPCSSKDLVAPESPK